A genome region from Pseudomonas helmanticensis includes the following:
- a CDS encoding response regulator transcription factor yields MSEEIQVEGEELPHLLLVDDDATFTRVMARAMARRGFRVSTAGSAEEGLTIAQADLPDYAALDLKMDGDSGLVLLPKLLELDPEMRVVILTGYSSIATAVEAIKRGACNYLCKPADADDVLAALLSEHADLDSLVPENPMSVDRLQWEHIQRVLTEHEGNISATARALGMHRRTLQRKLQKRPVRR; encoded by the coding sequence ATGAGTGAAGAAATCCAAGTCGAAGGCGAAGAACTGCCGCATTTGCTGCTGGTCGACGATGACGCAACATTCACCCGCGTCATGGCCCGTGCCATGGCTCGTCGTGGCTTTCGCGTCAGCACCGCAGGCTCCGCCGAGGAAGGTCTGACCATCGCCCAGGCCGATTTGCCTGATTACGCCGCGCTCGATCTGAAAATGGACGGCGATTCCGGCCTTGTGCTGCTACCCAAACTGCTGGAGCTGGACCCGGAAATGCGCGTGGTGATCCTCACCGGTTACTCGAGCATTGCCACCGCCGTCGAAGCGATCAAGCGCGGCGCCTGCAACTACCTGTGCAAACCGGCCGACGCCGACGACGTGCTGGCTGCGCTGCTGTCCGAGCACGCCGACCTCGACAGTCTGGTGCCGGAAAACCCGATGTCGGTCGATCGCCTGCAGTGGGAACACATCCAGCGTGTGCTCACCGAACACGAAGGCAACATCTCCGCCACTGCCCGCGCCCTGGGCATGCACCGCCGCACCCTGCAGCGCAAACTGCAGAAGCGCCCGGTTCGTCGCTGA